In Thunnus thynnus chromosome 20, fThuThy2.1, whole genome shotgun sequence, a single window of DNA contains:
- the vwa2 gene encoding von Willebrand factor A domain-containing protein 2, which yields MLTDQLTRRCPNMHPDIIRLSFLLTLLLLQVQQGTSVQEIQTSHENMMKINSAGEMMQCSAAMDILFLMDGSYSVGKGSFERSKHYAIKLCQALDIGPEKVRVGLIQFGSTPQLEFALDSYTTKQELKKHMKKISYRGGSTQTGLALKYVLRKGFPGSRNSSTVAQIIILLSDGRSQGNVVQAAAQLKETGVVLFAVGLRFPRWEELHALASEPMENHVFFAEHFYDAVNGLYTTLTTFSVCNATPAGCQVESFPCERKTLETVKELQGNFMCWKGSKGYSPYTSLCPYYRYSKSYKRHQTVCHRTICPDPCDSEPCLNGGTCVSEGPEGYHCVCPPGYGGDPHCAPALSLDCAVDLLFLLEGSATLTLEGFLRLKSFLKRFLQTVIGSDTPSKVGLAVFGGETRVEAQVGKFKGDLRGLLKAVEALQPIGSETLTGQALRYVTRHGFVSAPVFADVTDDLPRVVVLLTATPSADEVVEPSKYARDREIFLIGVGPDYLKGQLNNITGNPQRTLTYTSPDRFSAKIPELKAKICSVDTQGCLGQAADLVFALDASGGVGSDNFATLRDFVRSLTVQFDINRDVAQVALVAYSRRATTVFNLDTHETGSAVLKAVAGANYMGGVASTGAALLHIHSNVLTVAKGARPGVNKAVVVVTDGSGGDDAAVPAQKIRDNGVSLFVIGIGDIQRERLLQIAGSEEHMISVPSYEDLKYFEDVLVQMVCAEVKKQVNLCKPNPCMNDGICILSGGSYRCQCRGFEGPHCETRSSRPSSRGDLPRPAGLRRRSRQKKSHQELLHHYKLHRRRHVA from the exons ATGTTGACAGACCAGCTTACTAGAAG GTGTCCCAACATGCACCCTGATATCATCCGCCTCTCCTTCCTCTTAACGCTGCTGCTTCTTCAAG TTCAGCAGGGCACCTCAGTGCAGGAGATCCAAACCAGCCATGAGAACATGATGAAGATCAACTCAGCAGGGGAAA TGATGCAGTGCTCAGCAGCCATGGATATCCTCTTCCTCATGGATGGTTCTTACAGCGTGGGGAAGGGCAGTTTTGAGAGGTCCAAACACTACGCAATCAAACTCTGTCAAGCACTAGACATCGGACCTGAAAAG GTGCGAGTCGGCTTGATTCAGTTTGGCTCCACTCCTCAACTGGAGTTCGCTCTGGACTCATACACCACCAAACAAGAGCTGAAGAAGCACATGAAGAAGATTTCTTACAG GGGAGGCAGCACCCAGACAGGCCTGGCTCTGAAGTATGTGCTGAGGAAGGGTTTCCCAGGCAGCCGCAACTCCTCCACTGTGGCCCAGATCATCATCCTCTTATCAGATGGGAGGTCTCAGGGCAATGTGGTTCAGGCGGCAGCACAGCTCAAAGAGACAGGTGTTGTCTTGTTTGCTGTGGGTCTGCGCTTCCCCAG GTGGGAGGAGCTACATGCTCTGGCCAGTGAGCCGATGGAGAACCATGTTTTCTTCGCCGAGCATTTCTATGATGCTGTCAATGGCCTGTACACCACACTGACCACCTTCTCTGTCTGCAATGCCACACCTGCAG GGTGTCAGGTGGAGTCGTTTCCCTGTGAGAGAAAGACTCTGGAGACAGTGAAAGAGCTGCAGGGGAATTTCATGTGTTGGAAAGGCTCAAAGGGGTATTCACCATACACATCTCTCTGTCCGTACTACAG ataCAGCAAGTCTTACAAGAGACACCAGACAGTCTGCCATCGGACCATCTGTCCAG atCCGTGTGACTCTGAGCCCTGTCTGAATGGTGGAACATGTGTATCAGAGGGTCCGGAGGGCTACCACTGTGTGTGTCCGCCTGGCTATGGAGGAGACCCACACTGTG CTCCTGCATTATCACTGGACTGTGCAGTGGACTTGCTCTTCCTGCTCGAGGGCTCAGCTACTCTGACCTTAGAAGGCTTCCTCCGCCTCAAGTCCTTCTTAAAACGCTTTCTGCAGACGGTGATTGGGTCTGACACGCCCAGCAAAGTCGGCCTGGCGGTGTTTGGGGGAGAGACTCGGGTCGAGGCCCAGGTCGGCAAGTTCAAAGGGGACCTGAGGGGTCTGCTCAAGGCTGTGGAGGCGCTTCAACCAATCGGCAGTGAGACCCTGACAGGCCAGGCGCTTCGCTACGTCACACGTCACGGCTTTGTGAGTGCACCGGTGTTTGCTGACGTCACGGACGATCTGCCCCGCGTGGTGGTGCTGCTCACTGCCACACCTTCTGCGGATGAAGTGGTCGAACCTTCTAAATATGCACGGGACAGAGAGATCTTCCTCATAGGGGTGGGACCAGACTACTTAAAGGGACAACTGAATAACATCACAGGAAATCCCCAAAGGACTCTTACCTACACATCACCTGATCGGTTCAGTGCCAAAATCCCTGAACTCAAGGCCAAGATTTGCAGTGTAGATACCCAAG gTTGCCTGGGCCAAGCAGCAGACCTGGTGTTTGCCCTGGATGCCTCAGGTGGCGTTGGCAGCGACAACTTTGCCACCCTGCGTGACTTCGTGCGCAGCCTCACCGTCCAGTTTGATATCAACCGTGACGTGGCCCAAGTGGCACTCGTGGCCTACAGCCGGAGAGCCACCACCGTCTTCAACCTGGACACCCACGAGACGGGTTCTGCTGTCCTCAAGGCAGTCGCTGGCGCCAACTACATGGGTGGAGTAGCTTCGACAGGCGCAGCCTTACTCCACATCCACTCCAACGTCCTCACGGTAGCCAAAGGTGCACGGCCCGGAGTCAACAAGGCCGTGGTGGTGGTGACGGATGGCTCAGGCGGGGACGATGCTGCTGTGCCAGCTCAAAAGATAAGAGACAATGGAGTGTCACTGTTTGTGATTGGTATCGGGgatatacagagagagagactgctgcAGATCGCTGGTTCAGAGGAGCACATGATCTCGGTGCCATCTTACGAGGATCTCAAGTACTTTGAGGATGTGCTGGTGCAGATGGTGTGTGCAG AGGTGAAAAAGCAGGTAAACCTGTGCAAGCCCAACCCTTGTATGAATGATGGGATCTGCATCCTATCAGGAGGGAGCTACCGCTGTCAGTGCCGAGGTTTTGAAGGACCACACTGTGAAACAA GAAGCAGCAGACCCTCATCCAGAGGAGATCTTCCAAGACCCGCTGGTctcaggaggaggagcaggcagaagaagagtcaccaGGAGCTTCTGCATCACTACAAACTGCACCGCAGGAGACATGTAGCATGa